One segment of Paenibacillus sp. FSL R7-0337 DNA contains the following:
- a CDS encoding leucine-rich repeat domain-containing protein — protein MAFIPLNCPNCSGRIEYKEGTILKCPYCQTELLLKQNNVYYVDQTINHYHGTPPPKAAPKPTVSVSIPIRLVLVLLLMLGGAIGTYFYYSLSSPQQATKANLSVRTMPESEVLLTFLRETLGKGSAMPTEEEIARLRYLSVKHSDGDQWQFTYSFSDPFSDAQAEKLTYVIQDKRLNTQRIDQRDFEAFTGLTALDLNGTYEIDQTDQISFAHIPGLKSYGGAFNESFSRFSGYFGDKSKITELSTQLRSNQEVALLLEFPNLSSLSITYVDESITDLHLLSKLALKSLSLTFVNDLGWLSSMTGLSSLAIYHSETTDLQPLYALTGLQELKLSYLSNVKSIDFVQNMPALQTLDIENLNFSSLERLAGKTSITSLRLASLSKLGSVKAVNSLPSLREFTLYGYYDEPDALTLPGVKRMEIPASFLSGLKAPAVTSLTLRGGSGELSMAELKKFPELAELSLWGSDDIIQLRALDSLSRLKTLRIYDSSLYSESDALFGLKQVNTLVCSECRLNFKQAAATNSVLEHLTLDRPYFSLNNNSVSEVDQVMPYFAGLTALRSFTLQDNNLASLAFMSKWQAIEELHLENNAISNIELLSKLPKLQQVFLAGNSVANKSVLDAGVRVY, from the coding sequence ATGGCATTTATTCCGTTGAACTGTCCCAATTGCAGCGGACGAATTGAATACAAGGAAGGCACGATTCTCAAGTGCCCTTATTGCCAGACCGAGCTTCTGCTCAAGCAAAATAATGTCTACTATGTAGATCAGACCATTAACCATTATCACGGGACACCCCCTCCCAAGGCCGCACCGAAGCCAACCGTCTCCGTCTCCATCCCCATCAGGCTGGTGCTGGTCCTGCTGCTGATGCTGGGCGGCGCTATCGGTACATATTTCTATTACAGCCTAAGCTCTCCGCAGCAGGCAACCAAGGCTAATCTGTCTGTGCGGACGATGCCTGAAAGCGAGGTCCTGCTCACCTTCCTGCGGGAGACCCTGGGTAAAGGCTCTGCCATGCCGACCGAGGAGGAAATTGCCCGCCTGCGGTATTTATCTGTGAAGCATTCGGATGGGGACCAGTGGCAGTTCACCTACAGCTTCTCCGATCCCTTCAGCGATGCACAGGCCGAGAAGCTCACTTATGTGATCCAGGATAAGCGGCTCAATACCCAGCGGATCGACCAGCGGGACTTCGAAGCCTTCACGGGGCTGACGGCACTGGACTTGAACGGGACCTACGAAATTGACCAGACGGATCAAATCAGTTTTGCCCATATTCCCGGATTAAAAAGCTACGGCGGCGCCTTCAACGAATCCTTCAGCAGATTCTCCGGCTATTTCGGCGACAAGTCCAAAATTACGGAGCTGTCCACTCAGCTGCGCAGTAATCAGGAAGTGGCGCTGCTGCTGGAATTCCCCAATCTAAGCTCACTGTCTATTACCTATGTGGATGAGTCTATAACGGATTTGCATCTGCTGAGTAAGCTGGCGCTGAAGTCCCTGTCCCTTACCTTCGTCAATGACCTGGGGTGGTTATCATCCATGACGGGGTTGTCTTCTCTGGCTATCTATCACAGTGAAACCACAGATCTGCAGCCTTTGTATGCCTTAACCGGACTCCAGGAGCTTAAGCTTTCCTATTTGTCCAATGTGAAGTCGATTGACTTCGTGCAGAACATGCCTGCTCTGCAGACGCTGGATATCGAGAATCTGAATTTCTCCAGCCTGGAGCGTCTGGCCGGGAAAACCTCCATTACCAGCCTGCGGCTGGCGTCCTTAAGCAAGCTTGGCTCGGTAAAGGCTGTGAACAGCCTGCCCTCGCTGCGGGAATTCACCTTGTACGGTTATTACGACGAGCCAGACGCACTTACCTTACCAGGAGTCAAACGGATGGAGATTCCAGCCTCCTTCCTCTCCGGGCTGAAGGCGCCAGCGGTAACAAGCCTGACGCTCCGGGGAGGCAGCGGGGAGCTGAGCATGGCTGAGCTGAAGAAATTCCCGGAACTTGCGGAGCTGTCCCTCTGGGGGAGCGACGACATCATCCAGCTTCGTGCGCTGGACAGCTTGTCCCGTCTGAAGACACTACGCATCTATGATTCGTCACTGTATTCAGAGAGCGATGCCTTATTCGGCCTGAAGCAGGTGAACACGCTAGTGTGCTCGGAATGCCGCCTGAATTTCAAGCAGGCAGCAGCAACGAATAGTGTGCTTGAACATTTGACCTTGGACCGGCCATACTTCTCCTTGAACAACAACTCCGTTAGTGAGGTTGACCAGGTGATGCCTTACTTCGCGGGCCTGACTGCCCTGCGTTCCTTCACCCTGCAGGACAACAACCTGGCTTCTCTTGC
- a CDS encoding ABC transporter ATP-binding protein, with protein MSIALACGRLTKSFGSAPALRALDLQLEEGVIYALLGRNGAGKTTLLNTIAGGIAADSGTIEVGGQRLRRGELPKDLCYVRDHYQHFGGARVIEALETAAAFYPRWDGSYARELLDLFLIDKDQKIRQLSSGNRSLLQNVIGLASRAQLTLYDEPVLSLDVLMRERFYKALMEDYANYPRTILLSTHLIDEIAPVAERIIILESGSLLLQEDMEQCLQSAYLIRGHSEAVASYTSGKRVIYREDYGRGTLAALYEKLSDKDKRLARERDISLEALSLQKLFLYLIEGGL; from the coding sequence GTGAGTATAGCATTAGCTTGCGGCCGTCTGACCAAATCCTTCGGCTCTGCTCCGGCTCTGCGGGCGCTCGATTTACAGCTGGAAGAAGGCGTCATTTACGCGTTACTTGGACGCAACGGGGCCGGCAAAACCACATTACTGAACACGATTGCGGGTGGAATTGCGGCAGATTCCGGCACGATTGAGGTTGGCGGACAGCGGCTGCGCAGGGGAGAATTACCGAAGGACTTGTGCTATGTACGCGATCACTACCAGCATTTCGGGGGAGCAAGAGTTATCGAAGCTTTGGAGACTGCAGCAGCCTTTTATCCCAGGTGGGATGGTTCTTATGCCCGCGAACTGCTTGACCTCTTCCTAATCGATAAGGATCAGAAGATCAGGCAGCTCTCCAGCGGGAACCGGTCGCTGCTCCAGAATGTAATCGGACTCGCCAGCCGGGCGCAGTTAACCTTATACGATGAGCCTGTGCTAAGCCTTGATGTGTTGATGAGGGAACGGTTCTACAAGGCACTTATGGAGGATTACGCCAATTATCCGCGCACGATTCTGCTGTCCACGCACTTGATCGATGAGATCGCACCGGTCGCAGAGAGGATCATTATCCTTGAGTCAGGCTCCCTTCTGCTGCAGGAGGATATGGAGCAATGCCTCCAGTCAGCTTATCTGATCCGGGGACATTCGGAGGCTGTAGCTTCTTATACATCCGGCAAACGGGTGATCTACCGCGAGGATTATGGAAGAGGAACACTTGCCGCACTTTACGAGAAGCTGAGTGACAAGGACAAACGGTTGGCCCGTGAGCGGGACATATCGCTCGAAGCGCTGAGTCTGCAAAAGCTATTCCTGTATTTGATCGAGGGAGGTCTATAG
- a CDS encoding GntR family transcriptional regulator: MTITFDDNLPIFQQVAHIIEDDILNGTFQVDEQILSVAQFSQLFQINPATVVKGIGLLVNEEILYKKRGLGMFVAADAKEKIHLKRRERFTKELLSGLLNEADKLGLTTGDIIDMITQLRKD, encoded by the coding sequence ATGACCATCACTTTTGACGATAATCTACCGATATTCCAGCAAGTCGCCCATATCATTGAGGATGATATTCTGAACGGCACGTTTCAGGTGGACGAGCAGATTCTTTCGGTTGCCCAGTTCTCCCAGCTGTTTCAGATCAATCCGGCCACTGTGGTTAAGGGGATTGGCTTGCTGGTCAACGAAGAGATCCTGTACAAAAAAAGAGGGCTGGGCATGTTTGTCGCGGCCGATGCCAAAGAGAAAATTCATTTGAAACGAAGAGAGCGGTTTACCAAAGAGCTCTTGTCCGGGCTGCTGAACGAAGCCGACAAGCTTGGGCTAACCACCGGCGATATCATTGACATGATCACACAACTGAGAAAGGACTGA
- a CDS encoding CPBP family glutamic-type intramembrane protease, which produces MTAGRTKLSLILFIVIVLTSGWIGVWVDTKLPDQPEGNSPGMGLWLILPVIAMLVLRLLNRDWKDIGVRFNLRGNRKWYGAAIAVYPVIMVIAVGLALLFNSASTSEAELLTILSLVGVSLAGNLIKNIFEEFAWRGYLTPKLIELKLNDWIIYLVSGLVWALWHTAYYLVFLPDTYFGTTTRWGYVFIGCVLMVAWSIMYVEIYRLTQSVWPCVLMHAVEDGVPTLLVSVAGIITFTPAGELWFSPTTGVITTFLFIGFGLWLRSRRLKRI; this is translated from the coding sequence ATGACAGCAGGCAGAACAAAGCTTAGTCTTATATTGTTCATCGTAATTGTGCTGACCAGCGGCTGGATTGGGGTATGGGTGGATACGAAGCTGCCGGATCAGCCGGAAGGGAATTCGCCGGGCATGGGCTTATGGCTGATTTTGCCGGTGATTGCCATGCTTGTACTGCGGCTATTGAACCGCGATTGGAAGGATATTGGCGTAAGGTTTAATTTAAGAGGAAATAGGAAGTGGTACGGCGCAGCCATTGCTGTCTATCCGGTAATCATGGTAATTGCGGTAGGGCTTGCTCTGCTGTTCAATAGCGCCAGCACTTCAGAGGCCGAACTACTTACGATTCTGTCGCTGGTTGGAGTATCGCTCGCCGGCAACTTGATCAAGAACATCTTCGAGGAATTCGCTTGGCGCGGCTATCTGACCCCGAAGCTGATCGAGCTGAAGCTGAATGACTGGATAATCTATCTTGTGTCCGGTCTGGTCTGGGCGCTGTGGCATACGGCATATTATCTGGTCTTCCTGCCAGATACTTATTTCGGGACTACGACGAGATGGGGCTATGTCTTCATCGGCTGTGTGCTCATGGTTGCTTGGTCCATCATGTACGTTGAAATCTATCGTCTTACGCAATCGGTGTGGCCGTGTGTACTCATGCACGCAGTGGAGGATGGGGTGCCTACTTTGCTGGTATCGGTTGCCGGGATCATTACATTCACGCCGGCAGGCGAACTATGGTTCAGTCCGACCACCGGCGTAATTACGACGTTTCTGTTCATCGGATTCGGGTTATGGCTCAGGTCGAGACGATTGAAGCGCATATAA
- a CDS encoding helix-turn-helix domain-containing protein, whose amino-acid sequence MAPKKKFTKEQIIDAAFEIARTEGVDAVTIRKVAEKLGGSIAPIYVNFKEAGELVEEVHQRTLTVSRQILLEQNSGHPFYDIGAASIRFAREYPILFRDLVMKKNDQAKHDEAETQGFIQMMRTDPDLNGLSDDELGMILLKMKMFQVGMSVMVANELLPDHYTEEQMIQLLNSAAEDVISTAKRGME is encoded by the coding sequence ATGGCACCCAAAAAAAAGTTCACCAAAGAACAAATCATCGATGCGGCGTTCGAGATTGCGAGGACCGAAGGAGTGGATGCCGTGACCATCCGTAAGGTGGCCGAGAAGCTGGGGGGCTCCATCGCCCCCATCTATGTCAATTTCAAAGAGGCTGGCGAGCTGGTGGAGGAGGTGCACCAGAGAACCCTTACGGTGAGCAGACAGATTCTGCTGGAGCAGAACTCCGGGCATCCGTTCTACGATATCGGGGCGGCCAGCATCCGCTTTGCCCGGGAGTATCCGATATTGTTCCGGGATCTGGTGATGAAGAAGAACGATCAGGCGAAGCATGATGAGGCAGAGACACAAGGGTTCATACAGATGATGAGAACGGACCCAGATCTGAATGGATTATCGGATGATGAACTGGGGATGATTTTGCTCAAAATGAAGATGTTCCAGGTTGGGATGAGTGTGATGGTTGCCAATGAGCTGCTGCCGGACCATTATACGGAGGAGCAGATGATTCAGCTATTGAACAGCGCGGCGGAGGATGTCATCAGCACAGCGAAGCGTGGCATGGAGTAA